The Syntrophorhabdaceae bacterium genome has a segment encoding these proteins:
- the recB gene encoding exodeoxyribonuclease V subunit beta, translated as MNIFDHIKTPILDNNGINLVEASAGTGKTYAIANIFVRLLVEKRLNVHEILVITYTNAATEELKERIRARIKDTLDVFLLGDSEDTFFKHLLCKTEDKEITVKILTNALNDFDMTSIFTIHGFCLRVLRQYAFESLSLFDTEMAEEDDDLIDEVVKDFLRINLLDESPFFISYAMNVLKIDSLYELVSKLNANPTILIKGDMGITTDLEDRVKKSESECLDAYKEASRLWLDSKDHIIDYLCNDKSLNRSIYKPKKITSIIDSLEKYFNNGYPVPLPDDFPYICFDPSNKNALKKNGTLPDHPFFKSCDFLRKKATGLEDLYKMKIIRFKKMLIEYAKTELKMRKQEISTRTFDDLLIDVYNALTKDQGKKLAELISKRYNAILVDEFQDTDLVQYEIIKNIYKYGEPLIFIIGDPKQSIYSFRGADIFSYLKASKDSHVKWTLDCNYRSSKRLINAINTLFENVKDPFIFHELNFLPVKVGDPNKQEDMLINGRADTSPLKIWFLEGKESEVFTKEKAKDVIYNAVLDEVVRLITKGDKGEILIDGRPLSAKDIAILVRKNSEAREFQRLLNRVNIPGVIYSADSVFAAKEAEDLLFILTAIYEPSDESKIKTALITDIMGLKGDALAEIIEDENQWNEYIEKFEYYKDIWIKNGFINMARAFLWQEKVKKRLLTMPQGERRITNILHLIELMHKACVKNRLSIEGTIKWLDKKIKNESKSKAEEYQMRLETDEEALKIVTIHRSKGLEYPVVFCPFIWDTNRPSKNDMVMFHDEKEGYSLIIDISISPDELSKRYKEIEELAENIRLLYVAITRAKKRCYISWGKINESERSGLAYILHSPSSISESFSIEELTDYIKRLSNDDIKSRLEELVKKSDGTIEIIPFSEYEGKQYIPPLTKEDILTPKVFKGNIDRTWRVVSFSSLTSKKPQFAELPDRDERVKVDLITSFTKPPQVKNIFSFPQGSNAGLFIHDVLEHMDFSFKDHETIRLLIGERLLQYGFDYDWLDIILNKMKEVSNALLKSYTDRFTLSEINKGAILHELEFYLPLDKIDSYGLGNIFDKYIPFSDNLSPKELIKELGFTPVEGMVRGFIDMVFEHNGRYYIIDWKSNFLGDRVENYNKETLNKVMLDEYYFLQYHLYVVALNNLLSFRLNDYSYERHFGGVFYIFIRGVSSEKDNYGIFFDLPEKSLIEELNIYLRRQR; from the coding sequence ATGAATATCTTTGACCATATAAAAACACCAATTTTAGATAATAATGGCATAAACCTTGTGGAGGCAAGCGCAGGAACAGGCAAAACCTATGCAATTGCCAATATCTTTGTCCGCCTTTTAGTGGAAAAAAGACTCAATGTCCATGAGATACTTGTGATTACCTATACTAATGCAGCAACAGAGGAACTGAAAGAAAGGATTAGGGCCAGGATAAAAGATACCCTTGATGTATTCTTATTAGGTGATTCAGAAGACACATTTTTTAAGCACCTTTTATGCAAAACAGAAGATAAAGAGATAACTGTAAAGATTTTAACTAATGCCTTGAATGACTTTGACATGACCTCAATTTTTACCATACATGGTTTTTGTCTCAGGGTATTAAGACAATATGCCTTTGAAAGCCTCTCCCTTTTTGATACAGAGATGGCAGAAGAAGATGATGATTTGATAGATGAGGTCGTCAAAGACTTCTTGAGAATAAACCTTTTAGATGAATCCCCTTTTTTTATTTCATACGCCATGAATGTATTGAAAATAGATAGCCTCTATGAACTCGTAAGTAAATTAAATGCAAACCCAACTATTTTAATAAAAGGGGATATGGGTATAACCACTGACTTAGAAGATAGAGTAAAAAAATCAGAATCAGAATGCCTTGATGCATACAAAGAGGCATCAAGGTTGTGGCTGGATTCAAAAGACCATATTATAGATTATCTTTGTAATGACAAATCTTTAAACAGGTCTATATATAAACCTAAAAAAATAACTTCAATAATCGATTCTTTAGAAAAATATTTTAACAATGGATACCCTGTTCCCCTCCCTGATGATTTTCCCTATATTTGTTTCGACCCTTCAAATAAAAATGCCTTGAAAAAGAACGGAACCTTACCTGACCATCCTTTTTTTAAATCCTGTGACTTCCTTAGGAAAAAGGCAACAGGCCTTGAAGATCTATATAAGATGAAGATAATAAGATTTAAAAAAATGCTCATAGAATATGCAAAGACAGAACTGAAAATGAGAAAACAAGAGATAAGCACCCGCACTTTTGATGACCTGCTCATAGATGTGTATAATGCCTTAACAAAAGATCAGGGGAAAAAACTTGCCGAATTGATAAGCAAAAGATATAACGCCATCTTAGTTGATGAGTTTCAGGATACAGACCTTGTTCAATATGAGATAATAAAAAATATCTACAAATATGGAGAGCCTTTAATATTTATTATTGGCGACCCAAAACAGTCTATATACAGTTTTAGGGGTGCTGATATATTCTCCTATCTCAAGGCATCAAAAGATAGTCATGTAAAATGGACGCTTGATTGTAATTACAGATCTTCTAAAAGACTCATCAACGCCATAAATACATTATTTGAGAATGTAAAAGACCCTTTTATTTTCCATGAACTTAATTTTTTACCTGTAAAAGTTGGTGACCCAAATAAACAGGAAGACATGTTAATAAATGGTAGGGCTGATACTTCACCTTTAAAGATATGGTTTTTAGAGGGAAAAGAGTCTGAAGTATTCACAAAAGAAAAGGCAAAAGATGTGATATATAATGCTGTTTTAGATGAGGTTGTAAGACTTATAACCAAGGGCGATAAAGGTGAGATATTAATAGATGGCAGACCTTTATCTGCAAAGGATATTGCCATACTTGTAAGAAAAAATTCAGAGGCAAGGGAATTTCAGAGATTGCTTAACAGGGTAAACATCCCTGGGGTTATCTATAGTGCAGATAGTGTATTCGCAGCAAAAGAGGCAGAAGACCTGCTATTTATTCTGACAGCCATCTATGAACCCAGTGATGAGTCAAAAATAAAGACTGCATTGATTACAGATATTATGGGGCTAAAGGGTGATGCGCTGGCAGAAATTATAGAGGATGAGAATCAATGGAATGAATATATAGAAAAGTTTGAATATTATAAAGACATCTGGATCAAAAATGGTTTTATAAATATGGCAAGGGCTTTCTTGTGGCAGGAAAAGGTTAAAAAAAGACTGCTTACAATGCCTCAAGGAGAGAGAAGGATCACCAATATACTGCATCTCATAGAGCTCATGCACAAGGCCTGTGTAAAAAACAGACTAAGTATAGAAGGGACAATAAAATGGCTGGATAAAAAGATAAAAAATGAGAGTAAATCTAAAGCTGAAGAATACCAGATGAGATTAGAGACAGATGAAGAGGCATTAAAGATTGTTACCATACATAGAAGTAAAGGGCTTGAATACCCTGTAGTCTTCTGCCCTTTTATTTGGGATACGAATAGGCCTTCAAAAAATGACATGGTTATGTTTCATGATGAAAAAGAAGGCTACTCTCTAATAATAGATATATCCATCTCGCCTGATGAATTGTCAAAAAGATATAAAGAGATTGAGGAGTTGGCAGAGAACATCAGGTTGCTTTATGTGGCCATAACAAGGGCAAAGAAAAGGTGCTATATCTCATGGGGCAAGATAAATGAATCAGAGAGATCAGGTCTTGCATATATTTTGCACTCCCCCTCTTCTATTTCGGAAAGTTTTTCTATAGAAGAATTAACAGATTATATAAAAAGACTATCCAACGATGACATAAAATCAAGACTTGAGGAACTTGTGAAAAAATCAGATGGCACCATAGAGATTATCCCCTTTTCTGAATATGAAGGAAAACAATACATACCACCATTAACAAAAGAGGATATATTAACCCCTAAGGTATTCAAAGGCAATATTGACAGGACATGGAGGGTTGTAAGTTTTTCATCTCTTACATCAAAAAAGCCACAATTTGCCGAATTACCTGACAGAGATGAAAGGGTAAAGGTCGATTTAATCACATCTTTTACAAAGCCCCCGCAGGTGAAAAATATATTCTCTTTCCCCCAGGGGTCAAATGCAGGTTTATTCATCCACGATGTCCTTGAGCACATGGACTTTTCATTTAAAGATCATGAAACAATAAGGTTGCTTATTGGTGAAAGACTTCTTCAGTATGGCTTTGATTATGACTGGTTAGATATAATCCTAAATAAAATGAAAGAGGTGTCAAATGCACTGCTTAAATCATATACAGATAGATTCACCCTATCAGAAATCAATAAAGGCGCGATACTTCATGAACTTGAATTTTATCTCCCCTTAGATAAAATAGATAGCTACGGCTTAGGTAATATCTTTGATAAATATATTCCTTTTTCAGATAATTTAAGTCCAAAGGAACTCATAAAGGAGTTAGGTTTCACCCCTGTAGAGGGTATGGTTAGGGGCTTTATTGATATGGTCTTCGAACATAATGGCAGATATTATATAATTGACTGGAAATCTAATTTTCTTGGCGATAGAGTTGAAAATTACAATAAAGAAACATTAAATAAGGTAATGCTGGATGAATATTACTTCCTTCAGTACCATCTTTACGTAGTTGCATTAAACAATCTTTTATCATTCAGACTAAATGATTATTCATATGAAAGACATTTTGGCGGTGTTTTTTATATTTTTATAAGGGGTGTATCTTCTGAAAAAGATAATTATGGCATATTCTTTGATTTACCGGAAAAGAGCCTAATAGAAGAACTAAACATATATCTAAGAAGGCAAAGATAA
- the recC gene encoding exodeoxyribonuclease V subunit gamma translates to MPGFKLYLSNRLEILIEQLASVVGKKLSSFFKQEIIVVQSKGMERWLSMELAKKFRIWSNCIYPFPDNFIWEIFKIVLKDTPNINFFDPSILSWRIMNILPDLIDKPSFHQIKDYIGEDKTQLKTFQLSERIAHVFDRYTVYRPDIIIQWDKENQTDDWQQSLWKALTEGKDDRDRAHMLHRFEQEIQKNKFYKKDLPERISIFGISALPLYHLRVIQAISHFIDIHFFFLSPTCEYWGDIIPERKLKTASSDMHFETGNPLLASMGKMGRDFFNIIIEDAEEYHLFEEPDETNLLTKVQSDIFHLRWRGRNEQKSIIEDDDISIQVHSCHSPIREIEVLYNNLLFFFETYKDLKPKDIIVMTPDIETYAPFISAVFDGYGDETKKIPYSIADRGAIIESPTINSFLKILNLCNGRFYASHVLDILDDPNIREKFNINNKDMDTILKWINDTNIRWGVDEIHRESMGISRFKNNSWQAGIERLLLGYSMFSKDEEIFNGILPYNDIEGDDIDTLNKLLDFLIPLFDYSKKLPSQNTLDGWSELLKGILETFMVVNDETQRDIQLIRDTIKNLEMIKSSLGMDKTISVQVIIHYLKNKLNTREFSTGFITGGVTFCEMLPMRSIPFKIVALIGMNNDAYPREYRPLGFDLIAQFPRKNDRSLRDEDRYLFLESILSARKCLYISYVGQSIKDNSTIPPSVVVSELLDYIEKGFYHPEKNPLNIIVKKHPLQGFSPRYFQKDNNLFSYSEEDCEAITAKIYQTYNDMPFISIPLKEPTNDLKDITNQDLKRFFSHPVKFFLNNRLGIFLDDKEASVKDDEPFELDNLEKYTIRSKLIEKMVSYTGAEKTKEIIYARGMLPPKTLGKVSLDYISKEVEGFFKKIEGYISDKREPIDFHIEINGFKINVRINDLYKYGIVRYRGSNNLRARDLLELWIDHVLLSLYQPEKAIILSMNEIYSFRQVDKSNEIIKKLLEIYQEGMKMPIRFFPEISFAYAKNLKKNGNESSALSSARNKWENQYYENQKSIDLYYRFYFGESEPFDKIFCELAKTIFYPLLEYGISESQ, encoded by the coding sequence ATGCCTGGTTTTAAATTATACCTGAGTAACCGTCTTGAAATCCTTATTGAGCAACTTGCTTCCGTTGTAGGCAAAAAACTTTCATCATTCTTTAAACAAGAAATCATAGTTGTTCAGAGCAAGGGGATGGAGAGATGGCTTTCCATGGAACTGGCTAAAAAATTCCGTATATGGTCAAACTGTATATATCCATTTCCTGATAATTTTATCTGGGAAATCTTCAAAATTGTATTAAAAGATACACCTAACATCAATTTTTTTGACCCATCTATCCTGTCATGGCGTATAATGAATATATTACCAGATTTAATAGACAAGCCCTCTTTTCACCAGATAAAAGATTACATAGGGGAAGACAAAACCCAGCTCAAGACATTTCAGCTCTCAGAGCGTATTGCCCATGTCTTTGATAGATATACTGTTTATCGGCCTGATATAATCATTCAATGGGATAAAGAAAACCAAACCGATGATTGGCAGCAATCTCTCTGGAAAGCACTCACAGAAGGAAAAGATGATAGAGACAGGGCACATATGCTCCATAGGTTTGAACAGGAAATACAAAAAAATAAGTTCTACAAAAAAGACCTTCCAGAAAGGATATCCATCTTTGGTATATCAGCATTACCTTTATATCACCTAAGAGTAATACAGGCTATATCTCATTTTATTGATATACATTTTTTCTTTTTGAGCCCTACATGTGAATATTGGGGCGATATAATCCCTGAAAGAAAATTAAAAACAGCTTCATCAGATATGCATTTTGAAACAGGGAACCCCCTTCTTGCATCCATGGGAAAGATGGGCAGAGATTTTTTTAATATTATTATAGAAGATGCGGAAGAATACCATCTATTTGAAGAGCCCGATGAAACCAATCTCCTAACAAAGGTGCAATCAGACATCTTTCACCTGAGATGGAGAGGGAGAAACGAACAAAAATCTATAATAGAAGATGATGATATATCTATCCAGGTGCATTCATGTCATTCGCCCATCCGAGAAATAGAGGTCCTATACAATAATCTATTATTTTTCTTCGAAACATACAAAGATTTAAAGCCAAAAGATATTATCGTTATGACACCTGATATAGAGACATATGCGCCTTTTATATCTGCAGTCTTTGATGGCTATGGTGATGAAACGAAAAAGATACCGTATTCCATAGCAGACAGGGGGGCTATAATAGAAAGCCCTACAATCAATTCGTTTCTCAAGATCCTTAACCTCTGTAATGGAAGATTTTATGCCTCCCATGTTTTAGATATACTTGATGACCCCAATATAAGAGAAAAATTTAACATTAATAATAAAGACATGGATACTATACTCAAATGGATAAATGATACAAATATAAGGTGGGGAGTAGATGAAATACATAGAGAATCAATGGGTATTTCAAGATTCAAAAATAATAGCTGGCAGGCAGGGATAGAAAGATTACTACTTGGCTATTCCATGTTTAGCAAAGATGAAGAAATCTTTAACGGGATTTTGCCTTATAATGATATTGAAGGAGATGATATAGATACACTTAATAAGCTCCTTGATTTTTTGATTCCCCTATTTGATTATTCCAAAAAATTACCTTCACAAAACACACTGGATGGATGGTCAGAATTGCTAAAAGGTATCTTAGAGACATTTATGGTCGTCAACGATGAAACACAAAGGGATATACAACTCATAAGAGATACAATCAAGAATTTAGAAATGATTAAATCTTCTTTGGGCATGGATAAAACTATATCCGTCCAGGTAATCATTCATTATCTCAAAAACAAACTTAACACAAGGGAATTTTCTACAGGTTTTATAACAGGGGGTGTTACATTTTGTGAGATGTTGCCCATGAGGAGCATACCTTTTAAAATAGTTGCTCTAATAGGGATGAACAATGACGCCTATCCAAGAGAGTATAGACCCCTTGGATTTGATCTAATTGCCCAGTTTCCAAGAAAAAATGACAGGTCATTAAGGGATGAAGACAGGTATCTTTTTTTAGAGTCTATTCTTTCAGCAAGGAAATGTTTGTATATAAGCTATGTAGGGCAGAGCATAAAAGACAACAGCACCATACCCCCTTCTGTGGTAGTAAGCGAGCTTCTCGATTATATTGAAAAGGGTTTCTATCATCCTGAAAAAAATCCATTGAATATAATAGTAAAGAAACACCCTCTTCAGGGATTTAGCCCAAGATACTTTCAAAAAGACAATAATCTGTTCAGCTACTCAGAAGAGGATTGCGAAGCAATAACAGCAAAAATTTATCAAACATACAATGATATGCCGTTTATTTCAATACCATTAAAGGAGCCTACAAATGATTTAAAAGATATAACAAATCAGGATCTCAAGAGATTCTTCAGTCATCCTGTTAAGTTTTTTTTAAATAACAGACTTGGCATCTTTTTAGACGATAAAGAAGCCTCCGTAAAGGATGACGAACCTTTTGAGTTAGATAACCTGGAAAAATACACCATAAGATCAAAATTAATAGAGAAGATGGTTTCTTATACGGGAGCAGAAAAGACAAAAGAAATCATCTATGCAAGAGGCATGCTGCCACCAAAGACACTGGGAAAGGTCTCCCTTGATTATATATCAAAAGAGGTTGAGGGTTTTTTCAAAAAGATAGAAGGATACATTTCAGATAAAAGGGAACCTATAGATTTCCATATAGAAATAAACGGCTTTAAAATAAATGTAAGGATAAATGATCTATACAAATATGGAATAGTCAGATACAGAGGCTCTAATAATTTAAGGGCAAGAGACCTTTTGGAATTATGGATAGATCACGTTCTTCTAAGCTTATATCAACCTGAAAAAGCTATCATTCTTTCTATGAATGAAATATATTCTTTCAGACAGGTAGATAAAAGCAATGAAATAATAAAAAAACTCCTTGAAATCTACCAGGAAGGTATGAAAATGCCTATCCGGTTTTTCCCTGAAATATCCTTTGCCTATGCAAAAAATCTTAAAAAAAATGGCAATGAATCTTCTGCCCTATCTTCTGCACGGAATAAATGGGAGAATCAATATTATGAAAACCAGAAATCTATTGACCTATACTACAGATTTTATTTTGGTGAATCTGAACCATTTGACAAAATATTTTGTGAGTTAGCTAAAACAATCTTTTATCCTTTACTGGAATATGGCATAAGTGAGAGTCAATGA
- the recD gene encoding exodeoxyribonuclease V subunit alpha → MTNLDYRACKGFPGIHRYFADFMVSLPGSIDEKDNAHIWLASALVSYFVNKGHICINLQDMAGRELYLDEDNEDLSILCPPLEQWIECLKRCHLVGDPYENKPLILTEDFRLYLNRYWQYERIFIDNITKKINFQSDSCHESLTDEILERLFPPISEKEEDMQRKAAQASLSKNFLVISGGPGTGKTYTIVKIIALLMEMKKIESIALVAPTGKAAARLKSVIRDLKDQIDCPDKIKTEIPDEALTVHRLLGASTRTKSFKFHENNPLPHDAVIVDEASMIDLPLMAKFLSAIPQKTKLILVGDKDQLSSVEPGAVFGDICEAVEGIPDSIVILKKNYRFHKDSGIGLLSEKVKQGNGEEAIKLIKDGVYKDIVWRDLPSPDNLYPFVEKNIVEKYHPYIKSTEIEEAFEYFDSFHVICALRKGPYGVIAINGLIEKSLKEKGLIKIFGKWYRCKPIMITANDYNLKLFNGDTGIVFQDKENRGLLRIFFRSEDDGIRKIAPPRIADYETAYAITVHKSQGSEFKDIVIILSDRQTEILTRELIYTAITRAKRHVEIWGREDVFVEAVKKRIKRQSGIKEALISIHQNRDL, encoded by the coding sequence ATGACCAATCTGGATTATAGGGCTTGTAAGGGTTTTCCAGGTATACACAGGTATTTTGCCGATTTCATGGTATCACTTCCCGGTAGTATAGATGAAAAAGACAATGCCCATATCTGGCTTGCCTCAGCCCTTGTAAGCTATTTTGTGAATAAGGGACATATTTGTATAAATTTACAAGATATGGCAGGGAGAGAATTATATTTAGATGAAGATAATGAAGATTTATCGATTTTATGTCCTCCTCTGGAGCAATGGATAGAATGTCTAAAAAGATGCCATCTTGTAGGAGACCCATATGAAAACAAACCACTTATCCTCACAGAAGATTTTAGACTATATCTTAACCGCTATTGGCAATACGAAAGGATTTTTATAGACAATATTACTAAAAAAATAAATTTTCAATCTGATAGTTGTCACGAATCTCTTACAGATGAAATACTTGAAAGACTTTTTCCGCCCATTAGCGAAAAAGAAGAAGATATGCAGAGAAAGGCAGCTCAAGCCTCCCTCTCAAAGAATTTTCTTGTGATATCCGGTGGACCAGGCACAGGGAAAACATACACTATTGTAAAAATAATTGCACTCTTAATGGAGATGAAAAAGATTGAATCAATAGCTCTTGTTGCGCCTACAGGCAAGGCAGCAGCAAGATTAAAGTCGGTAATAAGAGATTTAAAGGATCAGATTGATTGCCCAGATAAGATTAAAACAGAGATACCGGATGAGGCATTGACCGTCCATAGACTCCTTGGGGCATCAACAAGGACAAAAAGCTTCAAATTTCATGAAAATAACCCATTACCCCATGATGCAGTGATAGTGGATGAAGCGTCTATGATTGACCTACCCCTTATGGCAAAATTTCTATCGGCAATACCACAGAAGACAAAACTAATCCTCGTTGGAGATAAAGACCAGCTTTCCTCGGTGGAGCCAGGAGCTGTATTCGGCGATATCTGTGAGGCTGTAGAGGGCATCCCTGACTCTATCGTTATATTGAAGAAAAACTACCGTTTTCACAAAGATAGCGGTATAGGCCTGTTGAGCGAAAAGGTAAAACAGGGAAATGGAGAAGAGGCTATAAAACTTATAAAGGATGGGGTTTATAAAGATATAGTATGGAGAGATCTCCCATCCCCTGATAACCTCTATCCATTCGTTGAAAAAAACATTGTTGAAAAATATCATCCTTATATAAAATCTACTGAAATAGAAGAGGCTTTTGAATATTTTGATAGTTTTCATGTCATATGCGCCTTGAGAAAAGGTCCATACGGAGTCATTGCCATCAACGGATTAATTGAAAAAAGCCTAAAAGAAAAAGGTTTAATAAAAATCTTTGGTAAATGGTATAGATGTAAGCCCATCATGATAACTGCAAATGACTATAATCTTAAACTATTTAATGGAGATACAGGCATTGTCTTTCAAGATAAAGAAAATAGAGGTTTGTTAAGGATTTTTTTCAGGAGCGAAGATGATGGTATAAGAAAGATAGCCCCACCAAGGATAGCAGATTATGAAACTGCATATGCCATCACAGTCCATAAAAGTCAGGGTTCTGAATTTAAAGATATTGTCATCATACTATCTGATAGACAAACAGAGATATTAACAAGGGAACTCATATACACGGCCATTACAAGGGCAAAAAGACATGTGGAAATATGGGGAAGAGAAGATGTTTTTGTAGAGGCTGTTAAAAAAAGGATTAAGAGACAGTCGGGTATAAAAGAAGCCCTTATATCTATCCACCAAAATCGGGATTTATGA
- the feoB gene encoding ferrous iron transport protein B, which yields MEKIISMNKDLLPISMLNEGEEGIVYYFLGGQRLISRLAGIGIIPGIKIKVLRNIGNMVIIFASETRIALGRRQAEKIMVAKTVPAHEIEVFEKKKTIYVALAGQPNVGKSTVFNVLTGLSQHVGNWPGKTVEKKEGFHVSGDVELKIVDLPGTYSLGAYSEEEKVARDFIIQEHPDVVVLIANATVLERSLYLLSELIPMGTPIIVAINMLDVAEKNGIQIDIDALRDSLDIPVIPMVATKNKGIKELVSTIKELVEAKIEYKPKLPAVSRDHHDIFLKIKELIKDGVPVSYTEDWIAIKLMEGDPEITENMRLVLPIDKWNAIQSLLISHEDALRAVVGGRYDWIEEITKAAVKRFRRGEVLTTDRIDHILTRPILGIPILLAILALIFVFTFKIGFPMQKFLENLVSAFGVWTDGILAHEPWWLRGIVVKGIIGGVGTVLTFIPILAIFFFSMTFLENVGYMARAAFVMDRFMHLVGLHGKSFLPMCLGFGCNVPSIMGARIVESKRARLLTIFLTPFVPCTARLAAMTFVAAAIFGQKALFVSWSLIAINIIVLGISGIVASRIFLKDEPVPFIMELPLYHKPDFKTIFFAVWSRLAAFIKKAGTVILIFSMLMWIMSNIPGGNIENSMIAWIGKILEPLGMPVGLDWKMMVALISSIIAKENAVATLSVLYGVGEEGLMNILPHAINHASALSFLIILMLFIPCMPTITVMKQELGSWRWFFASFLTMLLSSFFIGYLAFHIALKIGI from the coding sequence TTGGAGAAAATTATATCCATGAACAAGGACCTATTGCCCATATCCATGCTTAATGAAGGAGAGGAAGGTATAGTTTACTACTTTTTAGGTGGGCAGCGACTCATAAGCAGGCTTGCTGGAATCGGCATTATCCCCGGTATAAAGATAAAGGTATTAAGAAACATAGGAAATATGGTGATTATATTTGCCTCTGAGACAAGGATAGCCCTTGGGAGGAGACAGGCAGAAAAAATCATGGTCGCCAAAACAGTCCCGGCTCATGAAATAGAGGTTTTTGAAAAAAAGAAAACAATCTATGTTGCCCTTGCTGGACAGCCTAATGTGGGAAAATCTACTGTGTTTAATGTCCTAACAGGACTATCTCAGCATGTTGGTAATTGGCCTGGTAAAACAGTAGAAAAAAAAGAGGGTTTTCATGTATCAGGGGATGTGGAATTAAAGATAGTGGATCTTCCAGGAACATACAGTCTTGGGGCATATTCAGAGGAAGAAAAGGTTGCCAGGGATTTTATCATTCAGGAGCACCCTGATGTGGTTGTCTTGATAGCGAATGCCACGGTTTTGGAAAGAAGTCTGTATCTTTTATCTGAACTTATACCTATGGGGACACCTATTATTGTTGCAATAAATATGCTTGACGTGGCTGAAAAGAATGGTATCCAGATAGATATAGATGCCTTGCGAGATTCCCTTGACATCCCCGTTATTCCCATGGTTGCCACTAAAAATAAAGGTATAAAAGAGCTTGTATCAACTATTAAAGAATTGGTAGAGGCTAAAATAGAATATAAACCTAAGCTTCCCGCAGTATCCAGAGACCACCATGATATCTTTTTAAAGATAAAGGAATTGATAAAGGATGGTGTCCCTGTGTCATATACAGAAGATTGGATTGCCATAAAGCTGATGGAAGGTGACCCTGAGATTACCGAGAATATGAGACTTGTTTTGCCTATTGATAAATGGAATGCTATTCAATCACTGCTCATAAGCCATGAAGACGCACTAAGGGCAGTTGTGGGCGGACGATATGACTGGATAGAAGAGATAACAAAGGCTGCGGTTAAACGTTTTAGAAGGGGTGAGGTTCTTACAACAGACAGGATAGATCATATCCTTACCCGTCCTATTTTAGGGATACCCATACTTCTTGCCATTCTTGCACTGATATTTGTTTTTACATTTAAAATAGGATTTCCAATGCAAAAATTTCTTGAAAATCTCGTAAGTGCTTTTGGTGTATGGACAGATGGTATACTCGCCCATGAACCATGGTGGCTCAGGGGAATAGTGGTAAAGGGTATAATAGGTGGGGTAGGCACAGTGCTTACATTTATCCCAATTTTGGCCATATTTTTCTTCTCTATGACTTTTCTTGAAAATGTAGGTTATATGGCAAGGGCAGCATTTGTAATGGACAGGTTTATGCATTTAGTTGGATTGCATGGGAAGAGTTTTTTACCCATGTGTCTTGGCTTTGGCTGTAATGTCCCTTCTATTATGGGTGCCAGGATTGTGGAATCAAAGAGGGCAAGACTTCTTACCATCTTCCTGACACCTTTTGTCCCATGCACAGCAAGACTGGCTGCCATGACCTTTGTGGCTGCCGCCATATTCGGGCAGAAGGCTCTATTTGTATCCTGGTCACTTATTGCTATAAATATAATTGTCCTGGGTATATCAGGTATAGTAGCAAGCAGGATTTTTTTAAAAGATGAGCCTGTGCCTTTTATAATGGAACTACCTCTTTATCACAAACCTGATTTCAAGACCATATTTTTTGCTGTATGGTCAAGATTAGCTGCCTTTATAAAGAAGGCAGGGACAGTGATACTTATTTTTTCAATGCTTATGTGGATTATGTCGAATATTCCAGGTGGTAATATAGAAAATAGCATGATTGCATGGATAGGGAAAATATTAGAGCCCCTGGGAATGCCTGTAGGTTTAGATTGGAAGATGATGGTTGCCCTTATATCGAGCATAATTGCCAAGGAAAATGCAGTGGCAACCTTAAGTGTCCTCTATGGTGTGGGAGAGGAAGGGCTTATGAATATATTACCTCATGCTATAAATCATGCATCTGCCCTATCATTTCTTATAATACTCATGCTTTTTATACCATGTATGCCCACGATAACAGTTATGAAACAGGAACTTGGTAGCTGGAGATGGTTTTTTGCATCTTTTTTGACCATGCTTTTGTCTTCATTTTTTATAGGCTATCTGGCTTTTCATATTGCTTTAAAAATAGGTATTTAG
- the thiS gene encoding sulfur carrier protein ThiS, with product MEIILNGVKEKIPSDMTIAKLISYFNEQDKGLIVELNNRYVFPHNYEITYIKPGDIIEFINPDFGG from the coding sequence ATGGAGATTATATTAAATGGTGTTAAAGAAAAGATACCCAGTGATATGACTATAGCAAAACTCATCTCTTATTTTAATGAACAGGATAAAGGATTGATTGTGGAATTGAATAATCGATATGTCTTTCCGCATAATTATGAAATTACATATATAAAACCAGGAGATATCATAGAATTCATAAATCCCGATTTTGGTGGATAG